A genome region from Phoenix dactylifera cultivar Barhee BC4 chromosome 18, palm_55x_up_171113_PBpolish2nd_filt_p, whole genome shotgun sequence includes the following:
- the LOC103716710 gene encoding V-type proton ATPase subunit e1-like, translating to MGFWVTTLIFFLVGVVAALSVRLCCNGGPSTNLFHFTLVVTAIMCCWMMWAIVYLAQLKPLIVPILSEGE from the exons ATGGGCTTCTGGGTGACgaccctcatcttcttcttggtGGGCGTCGTCGCCGCCCTCTCCGTCCGCCTCTGCTGCAACGGCGGCCCCTCCACCAATCT GTTCCATTTTACACTGGTTGTCACAGCGATAATGTGTTGTTGGATGAT GTGGGCAATTGTATATCTTGCACAGCTGAAGCCACTGATTGTTCCAATCCTCAGTGAAGGAGAGTGA
- the LOC103716712 gene encoding BON1-associated protein 2-like, with protein sequence MENSATLEITIISAEDLRLSHRPLKKNAFVTVRSTSTLNDGGASSTSLDRDGGSYPHWNEKLKVALPASARSISVEVCCKTGTGVRLVAVAAIPVSDFCEPAGYLHFLSYRLRERDGERNGIINLSVRMEGAGPFGRRVQRPLAAPPTMWAKGEERRNYGVAVGHPVGYGYRVY encoded by the coding sequence aTGGAGAACTCCGCCACCCTAGAGATCACAATCATCTCCGCCGAGGATCTCCGGCTTAGCCACCGACCGCTCAAGAAGAACGCCTTCGTGACGGTACGCTCGACGAGCACCTTGAACGACGGCGGCGCGTCGTCGACGAGCCTCGACCGAGATGGGGGGAGCTATCCGCATTGGAACGAGAAGCTCAAGGTGGCTCTGCCGGCCTCGGCGCGCTCGATATCGGTGGAGGTTTGCTGCAAGACGGGCACGGGGGTGAGGCTGGTGGCGGTGGCCGCCATCCCGGTCTCGGACTTCTGCGAGCCGGCCGGCTACTTGCACTTCCTTAGCTACAGGCTGAGGGAGAGGGATGGGGAGCGCAATGGGATCATTAATCTCTCTGTGAGGATGGAGGGTGCAGGTCCTTTTGGACGTCGAGTGCAGCGGCCGCTGGCGGCGCCACCGACGATGTGGGCTAAGGGTGAGGAGAGGAGGAATTATGGAGTGGCCGTGGGACATCCGGTGGGTTATGGATACCGCGTCTACTGA